One Echeneis naucrates chromosome 16, fEcheNa1.1, whole genome shotgun sequence DNA window includes the following coding sequences:
- the LOC115056125 gene encoding dual specificity tyrosine-phosphorylation-regulated kinase 4-like, whose protein sequence is MKDALLPKRSQELQHQACPLKLYLTDFELEEIKEYKQVWYLGQEATKARSSKAAEPQNTKSFNFGYDTKDGFYKAIINDHLAFRFEILGVIGAGYSGQVLKCMDHKNMELVAVKVIRNKKSVNELGKAEIKILEVLRELDKNNTANIVHMKESFYFRNHLCITFELFEKDLYRAIKGSKHHGLSEKAVKNYTIDVLKCLQLLRKKRVVHGDLKPDNILLYKHGSEKRAAVCDFGGSYFMKHRGEYQPVIHTLYYISPEMLLGKRCGPATDMWSLGCTVAELHLGRRLFRGCDTADHFCCIMKVLGVPPPELLIAAPKRHNFFQSNGVPLKDTDIRQHSSTLPRQLNSKNTYFVDFIKCCLEYNPTKRITPEEALKHPWLHKKDAKPVKSAGRTRSDTTVPCTNKKPTLLRREKVPPITKPKGKKGGN, encoded by the exons ATGAAGGACGCCCTGCTTCCAAAGAGGAGCCAGGAGCTGCAACACCAGGCCTGTCCCCTGAAG CTGTATCTCACCGACTTTGAGCTGGAAGAAATTAAGGAGTACAAACAGGTGTGGTACCTGGGACAGGAGGCCACTAAGGCTCGTTCCTCAAAGGCCGCCGAACCCCAGAACACAAAGTCCTTCAATTTTGGCTACGATACTAAAGATGGATTCTACAAAGCA ATTATCAATGACCACTTGGCTTTCCGCTTTGAAATATTGGGTGTGATTGGGGCAGGCTACTCTGGACAGGTCCTTAAATGTATGGACCACAAGAACATGGAGCTGGTGGCTGTCAAGGTCATTCgaaacaaaaaaag TGTTAATGAGCTGGGAAAGGCCGAAATCAAGATTTTAGAAGTCCTGCGAGAGCTAGACAAGAACAACACCGCCAACATTGTCCACATGAAGGAGAGTTTCTACTTCCGCAATCACCTGTGCATCACTTTTGAGCTCTTTGA AAAGGACCTTTACAGAGCCATAAAAGGGTCCAAGCATCATGGCCTGAGCGAGAAAGCGGTGAAAAATTACACCATAGATGTGCTGAAGTGTCTCCAGCTGCTCAGAAAGAAAAGGGTGGTCCACGGCGACCTGAAACCG GACAACATTCTGCTGTACAAACACGGCAGCGAGAAGCGAGCAGCAGTCTGTGACTTCGGAGGGAGCTACTTCATGAAGCACCGAGGTGAGT ACCAGCCCGTCATCCACACTCTGTACTacatctctccagagatgctcCTCGGAAAGAGGTGCGGCCCGGCCACCGACATGTGGAGCCTGGGCTGCACTGTGGCTGAGCTCCACCTGGGCCGCCGTCTCTTCCGCGGGTGTGACACCGCAGACCATTTCTGCTGTATAATGAAG GTGTTGGGCGTCCCTCCTCCAGAGCTGCTGATCGCAGCACCTAAAAGACACAACTTCTTTC AATCAAATGGCGTCCCTCTGAAAGACACAGATATAagacaacacagcagcactctGCCCAGACAACTGAATTCAAAGAACACCTACTTTGTGGATTTCATCAAGTGCTGCCTTGA ATATAATCCAACAAAACGCATCACACCAGAGGAGGCCTTGAAGCATCCATGGCTTCACAAGAAAGACGCCAAACCAGTAAAAAGTGCAGGAAGAACTCGATCAG ACACCACAGTGCCCTGCACCAACAAAAAGCCCACCCTGCTGAGAAGAGAGAAAGTGCCACCAATCACCAAGCccaaaggaaagaaagggggaaattAA
- the dkk3b gene encoding dickkopf-related protein 3b: MSGFTLLSVSWSLCLLWASGGVAGSGAVVLRDALQRGSVSLNDMFREVEELMEDTKHILEEAVDQITTESAKSSLSAADLHPNYHNQTERIVRNGNGAVRVLERTDKETNNKTGESHLSHIHMEISGLWNSVDHECMVDEDCGDLKYCLYEIENSKCLPCIQTDMPCTKDEECCSDQMCVWGQCTVNATRGTEGTICQGQSDCRSDLCCAFQREFLFPVCNPKPGKGESCLSHPNLLMDMLAWDQEGPRDHCPCADSLQCQPHGRGSVCGE, translated from the exons ATGTCCGGCTTCACGCTGCTGTCCGTGTCCTGGAGTCTGTGCTTGCTGTGGGCAAGCGGAGGGGTGGCCGGCAGCGGGGCGGTGGTCCTGCGGGACGCCCTGCAGCGGGGCTCGGTCAGCCTGAACGACATGTTCcgggaggtggaggagctgatggaggataCCAAGCACATACTGGAGGAGGCGGTGGATCAG ATAACCACAGAGAGCGCAAAATCATCCTTATCGGCAGCAGACCTGCACCCAAACTACCACAACCAAACTGAGAGGATAGTCAGGAATGGAAACGGAGCCGTCCGCGTCCTGGAGAGGACTGACAAG gaaACTAAtaacaaaacaggagaaagtCATCTTTCACACATCCACATGGAgatctctggtctctggaaCAGCGTAGATCAC GAGTGCATGGTGGATGAAGACTGCGGTGACCTGAAATACTGCCTGTATGAGATTGAGAACTCCAAGTGCCTCCCCTGCATACAAACAGATATG CCCTGCACCAAGGATGAGGAGTGCTGCTCAgaccagatgtgtgtgtggggccaGTGTACAGTCAATGCCACCAGAGGAACAGAAGGAACCATCTGTCAGGGCCAAAGCGACTGCAGGTCGGACCTCTGCTGTGCATTCCAACGGG AGTTTTTATTCCCCGTGTGTAACCCAAAACCGGGGAAGGGGGAGTCCTGTCTGAGCCACCCCAACCTGTTGATGGACATGTTGGCCTGGGACCAGGAGGGTCCCCGTGACCACTGCCCATGTGCTGACTCCCTCCAATGCCAACCTCACGG ACGTGGATCTGTTTGTGGAGAGTAG